The proteins below come from a single Flavobacterium lindanitolerans genomic window:
- a CDS encoding fibronectin type III domain-containing protein, with protein sequence MSSKITSIISIFIFILFIGCSSEDGESGNCGEVIDVSFNVYSSTSLSLTIKAGHNTGSFKIEYGPAGFAKGTGVSITTLNTVYDIGGLIPSTSYDIYVTGICDGVENNAFYKLSNVTTRQSRCAGNTELDFFQFNPNELILQFLYRDSAPSHYEVEYGLAGFTLGTGTRISTVYLQKTITDFQMDKDYDFYARTFCSPFEATPFIKYTYRTVVPCPKPTNLRSNSIIGLCDSPDARKSIGWDHQYGSYQNFVVSLIRTVGETPGANTITTGNNGEILHGPFCEWIGFYVKANCNGGSSSEWAGPHYF encoded by the coding sequence ATGAGTAGTAAAATTACAAGTATTATTTCTATATTTATTTTTATCCTTTTTATAGGATGTTCCAGTGAAGATGGAGAATCTGGTAATTGTGGCGAGGTAATAGATGTTTCTTTTAATGTATATTCTTCTACCAGTCTAAGTCTTACTATAAAGGCCGGTCATAATACAGGTTCGTTTAAAATTGAATATGGACCTGCTGGTTTTGCGAAAGGCACAGGAGTTTCAATAACTACTTTAAATACAGTTTATGATATAGGAGGACTAATACCTTCAACAAGTTATGATATCTATGTTACAGGTATTTGTGATGGAGTTGAAAACAACGCTTTTTATAAGCTATCGAATGTTACCACAAGACAAAGCAGATGCGCAGGTAATACGGAATTAGATTTCTTTCAGTTTAATCCTAATGAATTAATTCTTCAATTTCTATACAGAGACTCAGCCCCTTCTCATTATGAAGTTGAATATGGTTTGGCAGGTTTTACATTAGGCACAGGAACCCGAATTAGTACCGTTTATTTGCAAAAAACAATCACGGATTTCCAAATGGATAAGGATTATGATTTTTATGCAAGGACGTTTTGTAGTCCGTTTGAAGCGACTCCTTTTATTAAGTATACCTATAGGACTGTTGTTCCATGTCCAAAACCAACCAATTTAAGGAGCAATTCGATTATTGGATTATGTGATTCTCCGGATGCAAGAAAATCTATTGGATGGGATCATCAATATGGATCGTATCAAAATTTTGTAGTTTCTCTTATTCGTACTGTTGGTGAAACACCAGGAGCAAATACAATAACTACAGGTAATAATGGAGAAATACTTCATGGCCCATTTTGTGAATGGATTGGCTTTTATGTTAAAGCAAATTGTAATGGTGGATCAAGTAGTGAATGGGCCGGCCCTCATTATTTTTAA
- a CDS encoding DUF3667 domain-containing protein: protein MENNCLNCSRPITENFCSNCGQKKYKRIDRKYLIDEVQYLAVHTNKGFFYSLKNVARNPGKTAKKFIDGDRVNHYKPILLAFVLSGISAFLSFKVIKSDVIMENYMQQIYGQQKLTMPGMHDAMSLLSSYSSIIMLLLIPLASIVTALVFKKWGENYYEHVIMNTYTLIYYTILSIVVFFPILYLLKNTPAIFVTFMTLSTFIAYPFIMVWFYKEYYTQKSIGDIIIKVLLALAIGFVIYIMIIFGIAIWMVMNNPEMFIPKK from the coding sequence ATGGAAAACAATTGCCTGAACTGCAGCCGTCCTATAACTGAAAATTTTTGCAGCAACTGCGGACAAAAAAAATACAAAAGGATTGACCGTAAATACCTGATTGATGAAGTGCAATATCTGGCCGTACATACCAATAAAGGCTTTTTCTATTCCCTAAAAAATGTTGCTAGAAACCCTGGAAAAACGGCAAAAAAATTTATCGATGGTGATAGGGTTAACCATTACAAACCTATTCTACTGGCGTTTGTATTGAGCGGTATTTCTGCCTTCCTTTCCTTTAAAGTCATCAAGTCAGATGTAATAATGGAAAATTACATGCAACAAATCTATGGGCAACAGAAATTAACCATGCCCGGGATGCATGATGCTATGTCTTTATTGTCGTCCTATAGCTCAATAATCATGTTACTGTTAATTCCGTTGGCTTCGATTGTAACAGCCCTGGTATTCAAAAAATGGGGAGAGAATTATTACGAACATGTAATTATGAACACCTATACTTTGATTTACTATACTATTCTTTCCATTGTTGTTTTCTTTCCAATCTTATACCTGTTAAAGAATACACCAGCAATCTTTGTGACTTTCATGACGCTCTCAACCTTCATTGCTTATCCGTTCATTATGGTATGGTTTTATAAGGAATATTATACACAAAAAAGTATCGGTGATATTATTATTAAAGTATTATTGGCATTAGCGATAGGATTTGTAATTTACATAATGATCATTTTTGGGATAGCGATATGGATGGTTATGAATAATCCGGAAATGTTTATTCCTAAAAAATAA
- a CDS encoding NAD(P)H-dependent flavin oxidoreductase, with protein MWNKTKITELLGIQYPILQGPMGGGFSTAELLATVSNAGGLGSFGAYTLSPEEIREAGKAIKAKTNKPYNINLWVSDVDKSLTDYPKESLDKVKALFKPYFDELNIPLPELSTDIPFKFEKQVEVLFEIRPAVFSFIFGIPSQEILAEARRLGIKTIGAATTLDEALALEEARVDAIVASGFEAGGHRPSFLRPAQDSQTGLFTLIQQLKAKTTTPIIAAGGITDAKGIAAALMLGADAVQLGTAFMVTDESGATPLHKEVLLSGSPKHTVLSKSLTGRMGRMVANKIADEVKFETEVLPFPLQTKLIAPLRAAALAQGRTDMINFWSGQNTATLKHHKADELMKDLITETNKLFQY; from the coding sequence ATGTGGAATAAAACCAAAATAACAGAATTACTAGGCATCCAATACCCGATATTGCAAGGTCCTATGGGTGGTGGTTTTTCGACTGCAGAACTTCTTGCCACCGTTTCCAATGCAGGCGGATTAGGAAGTTTTGGAGCCTATACCCTATCTCCTGAAGAAATAAGAGAAGCAGGGAAAGCAATCAAAGCTAAAACTAATAAACCTTATAACATTAATTTATGGGTATCAGACGTTGACAAAAGCCTGACTGATTATCCAAAAGAATCTTTAGACAAGGTAAAGGCACTATTTAAGCCTTACTTTGACGAATTGAATATTCCATTGCCGGAATTATCAACAGACATTCCTTTCAAATTTGAAAAACAGGTAGAAGTTTTGTTTGAAATTCGCCCGGCTGTATTTAGTTTTATATTTGGCATACCTTCCCAAGAAATTCTTGCAGAAGCACGCAGGCTGGGCATCAAAACAATAGGTGCAGCAACAACACTCGATGAAGCATTGGCATTAGAAGAAGCCAGAGTTGATGCCATTGTAGCTTCCGGATTTGAGGCCGGAGGTCACCGTCCGTCTTTTCTTAGGCCGGCTCAGGACTCTCAGACCGGACTCTTTACACTTATTCAGCAGCTAAAAGCCAAAACAACTACACCAATCATTGCTGCCGGAGGAATTACAGATGCCAAAGGTATTGCCGCGGCACTGATGCTGGGAGCTGATGCTGTTCAGTTAGGCACTGCCTTTATGGTTACTGACGAATCAGGCGCTACTCCTCTACATAAAGAGGTATTGCTTTCCGGCAGTCCAAAACATACGGTTCTTTCAAAATCACTCACAGGAAGAATGGGCAGAATGGTTGCCAACAAAATAGCTGACGAAGTAAAGTTTGAAACTGAAGTATTGCCATTTCCTTTACAAACCAAATTAATTGCTCCTTTAAGAGCAGCCGCTCTGGCACAAGGAAGAACAGACATGATCAACTTTTGGTCTGGACAAAACACTGCAACTCTAAAACATCATAAAGCTGATGAGTTGATGAAGGATTTAATTACAGAAACTAATAAGTTATTCCAGTATTAA
- a CDS encoding nuclear transport factor 2 family protein: MKTTDENRKQITSVLENYFNGIFAGDIHLLRSAFHPMAFLSGDINGEPYFKMLEQYLEGVKNRKSPNELGAKFGMEIISIEIINTIAVAKTHVPIFEYNYYDLLSLSLIDGKWVIVNKLLTHVKE, encoded by the coding sequence ATGAAAACTACAGACGAAAACAGAAAACAGATAACTTCTGTGCTGGAAAATTATTTTAATGGTATTTTTGCAGGAGACATCCATCTGCTCCGAAGCGCTTTCCATCCGATGGCATTTTTATCCGGCGATATAAATGGAGAACCTTATTTCAAAATGCTTGAGCAATATTTGGAAGGTGTAAAAAATCGCAAAAGCCCTAATGAATTGGGTGCCAAATTTGGTATGGAAATCATCTCCATAGAAATTATCAATACGATTGCCGTTGCGAAAACCCACGTTCCTATTTTTGAATACAATTATTACGACCTGCTCAGCCTTTCTTTGATTGACGGAAAATGGGTTATCGTAAACAAACTATTGACACACGTAAAGGAATAA
- a CDS encoding SDR family NAD(P)-dependent oxidoreductase yields the protein MKTKTAIITGASTGIGKSITKLFLEKGYNVVINSANANNLKNAQKDLGHEEHLVPIAGDISDISVGQQLIGTAVKHFGSADVLINNAGVFEPKPFLEIDEKDLDRFLDINLKGTFFTSQAAIRQMLTQDGGAIINIGTVLVDHAIDGFPATAPISSKGGIHALTKQLAAEFGRNNIRINTIAPGIIRSPLQSKIGVADADNLAGLHLLNRIGETQDVAELALYLAESNFVTGETINLDGGHVAGHRIS from the coding sequence ATGAAAACAAAAACAGCAATAATAACAGGCGCATCAACCGGAATCGGAAAATCTATTACAAAGCTATTTTTAGAAAAAGGATACAATGTAGTAATCAACTCTGCTAATGCAAATAATCTTAAAAACGCCCAAAAAGATTTGGGACACGAAGAGCATCTCGTACCGATAGCCGGAGATATAAGCGACATATCAGTAGGACAACAGCTTATCGGAACAGCCGTCAAACATTTTGGTAGCGCAGATGTATTGATAAACAATGCAGGAGTTTTCGAACCGAAGCCTTTTCTGGAAATAGACGAAAAAGATTTGGACCGTTTTTTAGATATCAACCTCAAAGGAACTTTTTTCACAAGTCAGGCTGCCATCAGGCAAATGCTTACTCAGGACGGAGGAGCCATCATCAACATAGGCACCGTATTGGTTGACCATGCCATTGACGGTTTTCCGGCAACCGCCCCAATTTCAAGCAAAGGTGGCATTCATGCACTTACGAAACAGCTTGCTGCTGAATTTGGAAGAAACAACATCCGTATCAATACTATAGCTCCCGGTATTATACGAAGTCCGTTACAGTCAAAAATTGGGGTTGCTGATGCTGATAATCTTGCGGGATTACATCTCCTTAATCGAATTGGCGAAACCCAGGACGTAGCAGAACTGGCCTTATATCTTGCCGAAAGTAATTTTGTAACCGGAGAAACGATTAATCTAGATGGCGGACATGTTGCCGGGCATCGTATTTCTTAA
- a CDS encoding tautomerase family protein has product MPYVKIELTREGVTREQKQQLIAGVTNLISDILGKDPNLTHIVLQEIELDDWGFAGEQVSILREKGITAQKNNS; this is encoded by the coding sequence ATGCCTTATGTAAAAATTGAACTAACCCGTGAAGGTGTTACAAGAGAACAGAAACAGCAATTGATTGCCGGAGTGACAAATCTCATTAGCGATATATTAGGCAAAGACCCCAATCTTACTCATATAGTCCTACAGGAAATAGAACTTGACGACTGGGGTTTTGCCGGAGAACAGGTTTCGATTCTCCGCGAAAAAGGTATTACGGCACAAAAAAACAATTCTTAA
- a CDS encoding Crp/Fnr family transcriptional regulator, translated as MEGKEILKQHIAKTASLSEEEFEHFFSHFKAESFKKGEVVINEGDDVEKEYFVLSGCLKTFFMNDNIKMHILQFTMPTWWTSDYAALYNKAKATITIDCISDAEVLSITNEAREKICRELHQVEYFFRWRTNKGYVAAQKRLLSFMNNDAKTRYEELMALYPALYNMVPKHLIAAYLGVSRETLSRLYNSSK; from the coding sequence ATGGAAGGCAAAGAAATCTTAAAACAGCATATTGCAAAAACCGCTTCCTTATCAGAAGAGGAGTTTGAACATTTCTTTTCGCATTTTAAAGCCGAATCTTTTAAAAAAGGTGAGGTTGTTATCAATGAAGGTGATGATGTCGAAAAAGAATACTTTGTCCTTTCCGGTTGTCTGAAAACATTTTTTATGAACGACAATATTAAAATGCATATCCTTCAGTTTACCATGCCTACCTGGTGGACATCAGACTACGCCGCTTTATACAACAAAGCCAAGGCCACCATTACTATTGACTGTATTTCAGATGCAGAAGTCCTTTCGATTACTAATGAAGCCAGAGAGAAAATATGTCGTGAATTACACCAGGTCGAATATTTTTTCAGATGGCGAACGAACAAAGGCTATGTTGCGGCACAAAAAAGACTCCTTTCTTTCATGAATAACGATGCCAAAACCCGATATGAGGAACTAATGGCACTCTACCCTGCCCTCTACAATATGGTTCCGAAACATCTGATCGCAGCCTATCTGGGTGTTTCAAGAGAAACCCTCAGCAGGTTGTACAATTCTTCAAAATAG
- a CDS encoding ArsR/SmtB family transcription factor has translation MRRDIFQAIADPTRRAIIAMIALQPMTPNALAEHFDTTRQAVSKHLKILAECELVKQEHQGREIYYQLEIDKMKEIDKWLEQFKKIWESRFSQLDDLLDAIKEQ, from the coding sequence ATGAGAAGAGATATTTTTCAGGCAATTGCAGATCCTACCAGAAGAGCCATTATCGCCATGATTGCTTTACAGCCCATGACACCTAATGCCCTGGCAGAACATTTTGACACTACACGTCAGGCCGTCTCAAAACATCTGAAAATACTGGCCGAATGCGAATTGGTAAAGCAAGAACATCAGGGTAGGGAAATTTATTACCAACTTGAAATCGACAAGATGAAAGAAATAGACAAATGGCTCGAGCAGTTCAAAAAAATCTGGGAAAGCCGTTTTAGCCAATTGGATGATTTACTGGATGCAATAAAAGAACAATAG
- a CDS encoding glyoxalase — MKIKTTSIRPFIGAQNFEISRSFYKDLGFEEVELFPNMSFFKTQEGLGFYLQDAYVKDWIDNTMIFLEVEDVQDCWDNLLSLDLTSKYKNAKLVPIRNHDWGRECFLHDPSGILWHFGEFFKS; from the coding sequence ATGAAAATTAAAACCACTTCTATTCGTCCTTTTATCGGGGCCCAAAACTTTGAAATATCCCGTAGCTTTTACAAAGATTTAGGATTTGAAGAAGTCGAACTGTTTCCTAATATGTCCTTTTTCAAAACACAGGAAGGTTTAGGTTTTTACCTGCAGGATGCTTATGTGAAAGACTGGATAGACAATACCATGATTTTTTTAGAAGTAGAAGATGTACAGGACTGTTGGGACAACCTTTTGTCATTAGACCTTACTTCAAAATACAAAAATGCAAAACTCGTTCCTATCCGCAATCACGATTGGGGAAGAGAATGTTTCCTACATGACCCATCGGGCATATTATGGCATTTTGGTGAGTTTTTTAAGTCATAG
- a CDS encoding DUF4180 domain-containing protein — protein sequence MKIETHTLNDTNIAEIISNDEIIKTTDDGLDLLGNLYYQGFDKIIIYEKNITSAFFDLKTGIAGEILQKFSTYRVRLVIVGDFSKYESKSLKDFIFESNKMGQIYFLSSLSEGLEKFSK from the coding sequence ATGAAAATAGAAACCCATACTCTAAACGATACCAACATAGCTGAAATAATTTCAAATGATGAAATAATCAAAACTACTGATGACGGATTGGATTTGCTTGGCAACCTATATTATCAAGGTTTTGACAAAATCATAATCTATGAGAAAAACATCACTTCGGCTTTTTTTGACCTGAAAACAGGAATTGCGGGCGAAATACTCCAAAAATTTTCAACCTATCGTGTCCGTCTTGTCATTGTGGGAGATTTCAGCAAATATGAGAGTAAAAGCCTGAAAGATTTTATTTTTGAAAGTAATAAAATGGGACAGATTTATTTTCTCTCTTCTTTATCTGAAGGTTTGGAAAAATTTTCAAAATAA
- a CDS encoding tetratricopeptide repeat protein, with the protein MKKVLVSIILMIINLPLFAQDNMAEELKLLSDNNKYDQIIEHASKSKDYSAKSLYYIGLAYYMKGDDNNCMQFINSSIQKDPTNAASHYIKASALNYMERYDEAIKSFQAAIALKPDDSVFYSGLGDSYYNLKKDKLALENYIKATEQKNCIDRPYSMIAQIYSDQKENEKALDAFYVAKSKIAKDSDSYINTVYNIGLLESLKGNYGKAEFSFIELIQLVPNDYHSYAKLIQIYYNNKQYGKATPYRNKLYEAHKKGLLKDNMEDMFCFDRFKWKDYLIQVFERYEDENKGKIYNKHLFYVIDKNNEVVFTAQTEFSPVSVELGGAKYMLCANIGSTHINSGLGFNDDVPYDILKAEALKLIQKNVK; encoded by the coding sequence ATGAAGAAAGTCTTAGTGTCGATTATTTTGATGATTATCAATTTGCCTCTTTTTGCCCAAGATAACATGGCAGAGGAATTGAAGCTTTTATCAGACAATAATAAATACGACCAAATTATTGAACATGCATCAAAATCTAAAGACTACTCTGCCAAATCTCTATATTATATCGGGCTTGCTTATTATATGAAAGGAGATGATAATAATTGCATGCAATTTATTAATTCTTCAATTCAAAAAGACCCAACTAATGCTGCATCTCATTATATCAAAGCTTCTGCATTAAATTATATGGAACGATATGATGAGGCTATAAAAAGTTTTCAGGCAGCAATTGCTCTAAAACCTGACGATTCCGTTTTTTATAGCGGCCTTGGCGACTCTTATTACAATCTCAAAAAAGACAAATTAGCCCTTGAAAATTATATAAAGGCAACAGAACAAAAAAATTGTATTGATAGGCCATACTCCATGATAGCCCAAATATATTCTGATCAGAAAGAAAACGAAAAGGCATTAGATGCTTTTTATGTTGCAAAATCAAAAATCGCAAAAGACTCGGATTCTTATATAAATACGGTATATAATATTGGCCTATTGGAATCTCTAAAAGGTAATTACGGAAAAGCGGAATTCTCTTTCATAGAGCTTATTCAATTAGTCCCTAATGATTATCATTCTTATGCCAAACTCATTCAAATTTATTATAACAATAAACAATATGGCAAAGCCACCCCTTATAGAAACAAATTATATGAAGCCCATAAAAAAGGTCTATTAAAAGACAATATGGAAGACATGTTTTGCTTTGATCGGTTCAAGTGGAAAGATTATTTAATACAGGTCTTTGAACGATATGAAGACGAAAACAAAGGAAAAATCTACAATAAGCACCTATTTTATGTCATAGATAAGAATAATGAAGTGGTGTTTACGGCACAAACAGAATTCTCTCCTGTCTCTGTTGAATTAGGAGGTGCAAAATATATGCTTTGTGCCAATATTGGTTCTACGCATATTAATTCAGGTTTAGGATTTAACGATGATGTTCCATACGATATTCTTAAGGCTGAGGCCCTCAAACTAATTCAAAAAAACGTGAAATAA
- a CDS encoding nuclear transport factor 2 family protein: protein MNNIAEQQTLNTIQNYLGALGQRDLEKLLTFFPENVDWFIPGNEDVAPWLGKKSTKTEIKAFFELLWANTEPLSAKIDPIFTEGNLAVVTGEFSSRMTRTGKIYETLFSIHFTIEDGLIVRYRLLEDSYGLVNALSK, encoded by the coding sequence ATGAATAATATTGCTGAACAACAGACACTAAACACAATACAAAACTATCTTGGAGCACTCGGTCAAAGAGATTTGGAGAAACTGCTTACTTTCTTTCCTGAAAATGTAGATTGGTTTATTCCTGGAAATGAAGATGTGGCTCCCTGGCTCGGAAAGAAAAGCACTAAAACAGAAATTAAAGCTTTTTTCGAATTACTATGGGCAAACACAGAACCTTTGAGTGCCAAGATCGACCCGATCTTTACGGAAGGTAATCTTGCTGTAGTAACAGGCGAATTTTCTTCCCGTATGACGAGGACCGGAAAAATATATGAAACTTTATTTTCGATACATTTCACTATTGAAGATGGCTTAATTGTTCGCTATCGTCTGTTGGAAGACAGTTATGGACTTGTAAATGCTTTGAGTAAATGA